The window CACTCTCACCGGCACAGCAACCGAATCGGTCGCCCATCAACATAAGGCTATCAAATACAATCATAATGAGCGTAATTGGTTCTATTTTGATTGGATTTGTCGCCTTACTTTATTTTGAAAAACTTATAATGGGGACATCACATACCCGCAGATACCGCTCAATAGAACAGGAGATTGGCATTTATGAAACTGACCAGCCAAAGCTTTAAAGAAGGAGAGTTCATTCCCGCTGAGTTCGCCTTCGCTATCCCCGATGCCGCCAATCGTGTCGCTTTATCGGGAAATCGCAACCCCCATCTCGCCTGGAGTGAAGTGCCTGCAGGCACGCAGTCTTTCGTGATCGTCTGCCATGATCCCGACGTGCCAAGCCGCGGTGATGATGTGAATCAAGAGGGTCGGGTTGTGCCCGCATCGTTGCCGCGCGTTGATTTCTTTCACTGGCTGCTGCTGGATATTCCGGCCAGTACCGTGGAAATTGCGGCGGGCTCTCAATCGGACGGCGTAACGCCGCGTGGCAAAACCGGGCCAAACGCCCCTTCGGCCTATCGCCACGGCATCAATGACTATACCGGTTGGTTTGCCGCCGACGAGCAGATGAAGGGGGAATATTACGGTTACGATGGCCCATGCCCACCGTGGAACGATACGTTAGTTCATCATTATATTTTCACGGTTTATGCGCTTGCTACCCACGGTTTGGATGTACAAGGGCCGTTGACAGGGGCTAATGTGAATGCCGCCCTGGCGAAGGCGCCAGTGCTGGCCCAGGCAAGCCTGACAGGCCTTTATAGCCTGAACCCTAACGTAGCATCAACGGCGAAATAATCGCATGAAGGAGTCGAATATGAGCCGAACCGGTTCCTTCGGATCAGTGCGAACCAGACGCGAGCCGGGTGTGAAGCTTTTGCATTGGCACTCTCCGTCGGGGGCTCCGGTGTCGAGGCGCCGCTTGTGCGGAGTGTGCCAGCCGACATTGAAACGCCAGCTGTACACGCCGCAGTTCGTCTTCCATGAAGCGACGGTCTTGCTGATCGTGGCGGGCCAACTCGGTATCACATCCGCTTCACAACATTTGTCTCTGGAGACCCCCGGCGAACTGCTCCTGGTTCCCCCCAACACCCGCGCAGATTTAGTCAAAACGCCGGGCGATATCGATCGGCCTTTTCGCTCGATACTCCTGACGCTGTCGGCAGAACTGCTGGATGTCTTTCACCGAACCCGGCAGGCTTCACCCCCTATTCCCCCTAAAGATGACGCGTGGAAAACGCTGCCTCTGGACGAAGACCTGTCGGCGACGTTTTATCACGTGATTGAAAGCGTGGAAAAACAGGAAATCAGTGATATTCGCCTGCAATACCGCCTTCTGGACTTTTTGACCGCGCTGGCCGAACGGGGACATTTTTTTACGCATTTACCATTGGATAGCCCATCACAGCGCCTGCGCACCTTGATTTTTGAGGCTCCGGAACAAAACTGGACAGCAGAAACAGCGGGAAAAACGTTAGCGATGAGCCCGGCAACGTTGCGGCGGCGTCTTGCCGCCGAACAGACACGCTTCGAAGATTTGCTGATAGACGTCCGTATGCATCACGCCATGATGTTGCTTCAAACCACCCGATGGGATATGGCCCGCATTGCAGAGGCCTGCGGTTACAAATCCAGAGCGCGTTTTAGCGAACGCTTTCAAAAGCGCTTTGGCTACGCGCCTTCCGCCATCCGATAAAACGCTGGGCTGATCAGGCAATCTTGCTTTGCCGCTGATGCGCCAGCTGCTCGGCGCGCAGCAGGATCTCCTGCAGATCGTCCTCGTCGATATCGAACAGATCTCCCTCCATCAGCGCCTCGTGCAGATCGGCGCGGGTAATGGAAACGGCATCGATCGGCAGATTGGCCGGCTTGGCCTCCGCCGGCGCCAGCGCGTGCGGGTAGCGCCGCCCGGCCAGGTTATTGAACAGAATGGCCAGCGCCGCCAGCAGCACCGAGTTCAGCAGCACCGGGTACAACACGAAGTGGTAGCCCATCTGGTGAATGCCGGGGCCGCCGAGGATGGCGGTCAGCGCCACCGCGCCGCCGGGTGGATGCAGGCAGCGCAGCTTGAACATCAGGCCGATGGCCACCGCCGCCGCCGCGCCGCAGGCCAGGCCGGGATCGGGGATCAGCAGACCGGCGCTGACGCCCACCGTCGCCGCCAGCGCATTGCCGCCGACGATCGACCAAGGCTGCGCCAACGGGCTGTTGGGCACGCCGAACAGCAGCACCGCCGAAGCGCCCATCGGCGCGATAAACCACAGGTTCACCTCGCCCAAAATAAAGTGGCTGATCCAGCCGGCGAGCATCAGCCCCAAACCGGCGCCGACGCTGGAAATCAGCATCTCTCGTTTGCCCACCGCCAGCGGGTGCGGCCATAGGCGCGCGCATCCCACTTTCACCCGTTCTATCCACTGCGTCTTCATGTTACCCAATACGGCTCAATTCACGTGTTGGCAACAAATATATCACATCATCCTGAAGGAACTCACGGCGCCGTAAACCGCGCCGCCCAAGAACTTTTAGGCTAACAGATTGATTTTTAGCCTCCTCTCAACAATGATGAATGTTCCCCCCTTAACCCCGAGGAACCGCCGATGTCTCAACCGATCACCGAGCTTTATACCGACAGTGAATTTTTCAGCCCGTACGCCATGTCCGCCTTTGTCGTGCTGACGGAAAAAGGCATTCCGTTCACCGTGAAGCCGGTGGATCTGGCGAAAGAAGAGAACAAAGAGGCGGCCTACGCGGCGCTGTCGCTCACCCGCCGGGTGCCGACGCTGGCGATCGGCGAATTCCAGCTCTCAGAGTCTTCGGCGATCGCCGAATACCTGGAAGACATCCACCCGGCCCACGCCGTGTATCCGCGCGACGTGAAGCTGCGCGCCAAGGCGCGCGAGATCCAGGCCTGGCTGCGCAGCGATCTGCTGCCGATCCGCGCCGAGCGTTCGACCGAAGTGGTGTTCAACAACGGCAAGTTCCCGCCGCTGTCCGAAGCCGCGCAGGAGGCCGCGCGCAAGCTGATCGCCGCCGTGGAAAAACTGCTGAGCCACGGGCAGGACAATCTGTTCAGGGAGTGGTGCATCGCCGACACCGATCTGGCGCTGATGCTCAACCGGCTGGTGATGCACGGCGATCCGGTGCCGGAGCGCGTGCGCCACTATGCGCACAAGCAGTGGCAGCGCCCGTCGGTGCAGGCCTGGCTGGCGTTGTCGGAAAAACGGCGTGCCTGAGAAAAAAATCGGCGGCCACGACGCCGCCGTTCTCAATGCCGAGAAACAACATCACTGCTTGAGGGAAGGCAAATCACCATCCAGAGGGCAGATAGCCTAACAATGAAGCGATGGCGTACACCGCGCTGGCCAGGTACAGCAACACAATGCTGACCTGCAGCAGCGGGTGCGTGATCCAGTTGCACTGCCAGCGCGGGGTCTGGTCACCGTGTTTGCGCGCGCCGCGCAAGATCAGCATCGGCATGATCGACAGGATCACCCCGCTGAACACCCCGGCGAAGTAGAGCGCGTTGACGAACGACACCAGCCCGCTGTAAGCCAGCACGAACGGCGGCACCACCACCAGCAGCAGCACGCCGAAACGGCGCAGCGGCAGCTCGTCGTTGCCCAGCCTAAACTTGTCGAAAATATTGGTCAGAAAACTGCCGCCCAACCCCCAGTACGAGGTCAGCATCGCGCACAGCGCGAAGATGTTGGCGGAGAAGAACGCCCACTGCCCCAGCGCCTGGCCCCAGGAAATGGTGGCCACATCGGAGATGTCATCCAGCCCGCTGAGCGCAATCACCGACATCGGCACCGCCGCCAGCAAAATGAAGGTCACCACCATGCCGACGATGATCGCCTTCGGCAGTTGTTCCGGCTTGTCGGCGAAGCCGCGCGCCATCTCCGGCACGATGTACTGCGCCGAGAAGCA of the Serratia marcescens subsp. marcescens ATCC 13880 genome contains:
- a CDS encoding YbhB/YbcL family Raf kinase inhibitor-like protein, which gives rise to MKLTSQSFKEGEFIPAEFAFAIPDAANRVALSGNRNPHLAWSEVPAGTQSFVIVCHDPDVPSRGDDVNQEGRVVPASLPRVDFFHWLLLDIPASTVEIAAGSQSDGVTPRGKTGPNAPSAYRHGINDYTGWFAADEQMKGEYYGYDGPCPPWNDTLVHHYIFTVYALATHGLDVQGPLTGANVNAALAKAPVLAQASLTGLYSLNPNVASTAK
- a CDS encoding helix-turn-helix transcriptional regulator; protein product: MKRQLYTPQFVFHEATVLLIVAGQLGITSASQHLSLETPGELLLVPPNTRADLVKTPGDIDRPFRSILLTLSAELLDVFHRTRQASPPIPPKDDAWKTLPLDEDLSATFYHVIESVEKQEISDIRLQYRLLDFLTALAERGHFFTHLPLDSPSQRLRTLIFEAPEQNWTAETAGKTLAMSPATLRRRLAAEQTRFEDLLIDVRMHHAMMLLQTTRWDMARIAEACGYKSRARFSERFQKRFGYAPSAIR
- a CDS encoding HPP family protein — protein: MKTQWIERVKVGCARLWPHPLAVGKREMLISSVGAGLGLMLAGWISHFILGEVNLWFIAPMGASAVLLFGVPNSPLAQPWSIVGGNALAATVGVSAGLLIPDPGLACGAAAAVAIGLMFKLRCLHPPGGAVALTAILGGPGIHQMGYHFVLYPVLLNSVLLAALAILFNNLAGRRYPHALAPAEAKPANLPIDAVSITRADLHEALMEGDLFDIDEDDLQEILLRAEQLAHQRQSKIA
- the yfcF gene encoding glutathione transferase, with the protein product MSQPITELYTDSEFFSPYAMSAFVVLTEKGIPFTVKPVDLAKEENKEAAYAALSLTRRVPTLAIGEFQLSESSAIAEYLEDIHPAHAVYPRDVKLRAKAREIQAWLRSDLLPIRAERSTEVVFNNGKFPPLSEAAQEAARKLIAAVEKLLSHGQDNLFREWCIADTDLALMLNRLVMHGDPVPERVRHYAHKQWQRPSVQAWLALSEKRRA
- a CDS encoding aromatic amino acid transport family protein, with the protein product MSDNISVSPALAAGVRAPAPAKSLSFLEGVAMIVGTNIGAGVLSIAYASSKAGFLPLLFWLVLVGSLTTITMLYVAESTLRTRAHLQLSGLAKRYVGGLGAWLMFASVCVNSVGALTAYMTGSGKLLQSLFGISPALGSLLFFVPAAGVLYLGLKAIGRGEKFISIGMVVMLTALVAATLLKDTTQMRNLLDGDWRYMVPVFNVVVFCFSAQYIVPEMARGFADKPEQLPKAIIVGMVVTFILLAAVPMSVIALSGLDDISDVATISWGQALGQWAFFSANIFALCAMLTSYWGLGGSFLTNIFDKFRLGNDELPLRRFGVLLLVVVPPFVLAYSGLVSFVNALYFAGVFSGVILSIMPMLILRGARKHGDQTPRWQCNWITHPLLQVSIVLLYLASAVYAIASLLGYLPSGW